The Leishmania braziliensis MHOM/BR/75/M2904 complete genome, chromosome 30 genome segment CACAGAGCGCAATCATGACCGGTGTTAGAGGGCGACCCACCTGGTCCAGAGGAAGCGACTCCAGCTTCTCTAGCAGAGGCAGCCCATCCACCACCTTGCCAAACACTACCTGTTTGAAGTCGAGAGAGGGAGCTGCGGCGAGAGTGATGCTGAAGGACGTATTGCACAGATGTGGTCCGTAGGATGTCATCGTGAGCAGACCGCGGCTTGTGTGGCGCACCTTAAAGGTCTCCTGACGCAGAGGCTCCAGGCGTACGCCATACGCCAAAAGATCCCCAAAGCGCACATAGCCGTGCTTGCGGTCAATCAGCTCGAGAGAGGTGTGGAGGTAGTCAAGCTTGACACCGGTGGCGTCGTGAGTGCCGCTTTCGCCAGTGACGAGGCGGCGAA includes the following:
- the CYP9 gene encoding putative cyclophilin 9, whose protein sequence is MPLRALKARKDAPQVLPPMPSREQVYNDIEQRRLKEWENYQKSHRFMEEAHTNRIFLDIGIGDALAGRLVVELFEDVVPETAAHFRRLVTGESGTHDATGVKLDYLHTSLELIDRKHGYVRFGDLLAYGVRLEPLRQETFKVRHTSRGLLTMTSYGPHLCNTSFSITLAAAPSLDFKQVVFGKVVDGLPLLEKLESLPLDQVGRPLTPVMIALCGTLTGGRPPGKWASSQDRTACKEDLAYEALE